From the Bremerella alba genome, one window contains:
- a CDS encoding vWA domain-containing protein — protein MLRRSASPDEDMSYVGSHRKRGIIVVLSAVLMIVMLAMLAFSIDVGYMYTMQSQLQRSVDAATLAGAGSLIDGEDVATDAVHEYLVRNPVGTQWKEYDNQDVGDSVTHFMDNYSQGLTIDYGEWDDTTKEVVPSGRPASTVKVSMQYDNMPFFFGHLLGRETFSIRAQSAAAYQPRDIMVVLDLSGSMNDDSEFSAFNSLGVDHVTANQFQMYEELGSPIYGNLEFEPKWAVARGPAPQTDDQAQVTVEYQYDTVVVNSTKSYDRIRVRRSNNNIVTYYPSGTTGTYTPGGQVREVWAYSGKNADGSDQVHYFNFTDRDTFIDALGLDTVNYPYSGNWDGYINYCTSSGGQNKNAGFRYKFGYQNLIVYWLEQRSLHNQSPDMWKASAQPITALKSSVAMFVNFIEQADSDDKMGLSMYNGPGGNGILESILSDDFGYIVAQANQRQAGYYHNYTNIAGGMTVAREELNTRARAGAFKMIILMTDGVANWHNGGVNNSGARNAVLNEAHLAAERGYVIVTISMGAGADTNLMQQVADITNGSHFNIPGGKTGDEYAEELTEVFQQIAGYRPLRLVQ, from the coding sequence ATGCTTCGCCGATCTGCTTCCCCGGACGAGGACATGTCTTACGTAGGTTCACACCGAAAACGCGGAATCATCGTTGTACTGTCCGCAGTACTCATGATTGTCATGCTGGCCATGCTCGCGTTTAGCATCGATGTCGGCTACATGTACACCATGCAATCTCAACTGCAACGTAGCGTCGATGCGGCCACCCTGGCCGGAGCTGGCTCGCTCATCGATGGCGAAGACGTCGCAACCGACGCCGTTCATGAATACCTTGTCCGCAATCCAGTTGGCACTCAGTGGAAAGAATACGATAACCAGGACGTTGGTGATAGTGTCACCCACTTCATGGATAACTACTCTCAAGGGCTGACGATCGATTACGGTGAATGGGACGACACCACCAAAGAAGTCGTCCCCTCGGGGCGACCTGCTTCGACCGTCAAGGTTAGCATGCAATACGACAACATGCCCTTCTTCTTCGGCCACTTGCTCGGTCGTGAAACGTTCAGCATCCGAGCCCAAAGTGCTGCCGCCTATCAGCCACGCGACATCATGGTTGTGCTCGATTTGTCTGGCTCTATGAATGATGACAGCGAATTCAGTGCATTCAACTCTCTGGGTGTCGACCATGTCACCGCAAATCAGTTTCAAATGTACGAGGAACTAGGTTCGCCAATCTACGGAAACCTCGAGTTTGAACCCAAGTGGGCTGTCGCCAGGGGACCTGCACCTCAAACGGATGACCAAGCTCAAGTTACTGTGGAATATCAGTACGATACCGTCGTCGTCAATTCGACTAAGTCTTACGACCGGATTCGTGTTCGTCGCTCCAATAACAACATTGTGACGTACTATCCCAGCGGAACTACAGGCACGTATACGCCAGGTGGTCAGGTTCGCGAAGTCTGGGCATATAGTGGTAAAAATGCAGACGGGTCAGATCAAGTCCATTACTTTAACTTCACCGACCGTGACACATTTATCGATGCCCTCGGACTCGACACGGTTAACTATCCCTACAGTGGCAACTGGGACGGTTATATCAACTACTGCACCTCCAGTGGCGGTCAGAACAAGAACGCCGGGTTCCGCTACAAATTCGGTTACCAGAACTTAATTGTTTACTGGCTGGAACAACGATCGCTTCACAATCAGTCCCCCGATATGTGGAAAGCGAGTGCTCAACCGATCACGGCTTTGAAATCGTCGGTGGCTATGTTCGTCAACTTTATCGAACAGGCCGACTCCGACGACAAAATGGGACTATCGATGTACAACGGTCCCGGCGGTAACGGGATTCTTGAATCGATTCTCTCCGATGACTTCGGCTACATCGTCGCTCAGGCCAATCAACGTCAGGCCGGTTACTACCACAACTACACCAATATCGCCGGTGGCATGACAGTAGCTCGTGAAGAGCTGAACACCAGGGCTCGTGCCGGGGCTTTCAAGATGATCATCCTGATGACTGATGGTGTTGCCAACTGGCACAACGGCGGTGTGAATAACTCGGGGGCTCGCAATGCGGTTCTCAACGAAGCTCATCTGGCTGCCGAACGAGGCTACGTGATCGTTACTATCAGCATGGGAGCCGGTGCGGATACAAACCTCATGCAACAAGTGGCCGACATCACCAACGGCTCTCACTTCAATATTCCCGGTGGTAAAACTGGCGATGAGTATGCGGAAGAACTGACTGAAGTCTTCCAGCAGATCGCCGGATATCGCCCACTGCGACTGGTTCAATAA
- the fae gene encoding formaldehyde-activating enzyme, with translation MSMYIGEALAGDGNEVAHIDLMIGSKDGPVGHAFASALVNQTAGHSNLLAVLTPNLAVKPATVTITKVTIKNSKQAVQMFGPAQAAVAKAVADAVEQGVIPKDQCEDLVIVCGVFIHWEAQDDKKIYEYNYEATLESIKSAMAGKPTIDEVIAGKEQAAHPFRGF, from the coding sequence ATGTCGATGTATATCGGAGAAGCCCTCGCTGGCGATGGCAACGAAGTCGCGCATATCGATTTGATGATCGGTTCCAAAGATGGCCCTGTTGGCCATGCGTTCGCTTCGGCCCTGGTCAATCAAACCGCCGGTCACTCCAACCTGCTGGCCGTTCTAACCCCAAATCTGGCCGTTAAGCCGGCTACCGTGACCATCACCAAGGTCACCATCAAGAACTCGAAGCAAGCCGTCCAAATGTTCGGCCCAGCCCAAGCCGCTGTCGCCAAGGCCGTCGCTGACGCTGTCGAGCAAGGCGTTATCCCGAAGGATCAGTGCGAAGACCTCGTGATCGTTTGTGGTGTCTTCATTCACTGGGAAGCCCAGGATGACAAGAAGATCTACGAATACAACTACGAAGCGACCTTAGAGTCGATCAAAAGCGCCATGGCTGGCAAGCCGACCATCGACGAAGTCATCGCCGGCAAAGAACAGGCAGCCCACCCGTTCCGCGGCTTCTAA